The nucleotide sequence TTTTATATTGACAGCGATTAATTTTTTGCAACTTTAGCCATATGATTTGGGACGAATTCGCTCGGCGCAAGCTTTTTTGGTGCTGATTTGGCAGTTGCAAAAAAATGATCTTTGGTCAGAAAGAAACATCGAGATGACAGATATCCATCAAGAATTGATTTTGATCCTTGATTTTGGCTCTCAATATACGCAACTCATCGCCAGGCGTGTGCGGGAGCAAGGCGTATACTCCGAAATCAAGCCCTACAATTATCCCGTAGACGCTATCGCATCGTTACGTCCGAAAGGAATCATACTCTCTGGAGGGCCAGCCTCGGTTTATCAGCCGCTGGCGCCATTGGTTGATCGACAGATTTTCGAGCTTAGCATCCCGATTCTGGGAATATGCTATGGCTTACAGTTGATTTGCCATTTGCTTGGCGGCGAAGTCGCACCAGCGGATCATCGGGAGTATGGTGATGCCCTGTTGCGAATCAAGACGAGTGATCCGCTGGTAGTAGATTTGCCTTCCCAATCTCGGGTCTGGATGAGCCATGGCGATCGAGTGGTACGCTTGCCGGAACGATTTTGGGTTTTGGGTAGCACTGCCAATTCGCCCTATGCGATCATTCGGCATCGAGACCAACCTATCTATGGCTTGCAGTTCCATCCAGAGGTTGCGCATACTGAACAGGGCAATCAAATCCTAAGAAATTTTTTGTATCGCGTGGCAGCTTGTCACGGTCTATGGACACCAAAATCGTTTATTAATGAATCCATCGAGCACATTCGACAGCAGGTGGGGGACCAGCGGGCAATCTGCGCCCTGTCTGGCGGCGTCGATTCTTCGGTGGCCGCGGTGCTGGTCCATCGAGCGATCGGCGATCGACTCACCTGTGTGTTCGTAAACAACGGCCTCCTGCGACGCGGAGAAGCTGATCAGGTTCAGGACACGTTCGAAAGGCAATTGGGTTTGAATTTTCGCTATGTGGATGCGAGCCATCGCTTTTTGGATCGGCTGAAAGGGGTGATCGATCCCGAGCAGAAGCGGAAGATCATCGGAGAGGAATTCATTCGGACTTTTGAAAAAGTGGCGACGGAACTCGGCGACGTGACATATCTGGTTCAAGGGACGCTTTATCCCGATGTGATCGAGAGCGTTTCGACGCGGGGGCCTTCGGCTGTGATCAAGACGCATCATAATGTCGGTGGACTCCCCGAAAAGATGAATCTGAAATTGATCGAGCCGTTGCGCGAACTGTTTAAGGATGAGGTTCGGCAGGTCGGGCGTGAGCTGGGGCTATCACCCGAGTTGGTCGGCCGCCATCCGTTTCCGGGACCGGGTTTGGCGGTGCGCATTCTGGGTGAGGTGACCAGCGAGCGGCTTGAAATCTTGCGCCATGCTGATCAGATTTTTATCCACGAACTCCGAAAGTTTGGCTGGTACGATCAAGTCTGGCAGGCGTTCGCCGTGTTGCTCCCAGTTCAGTCCG is from candidate division KSB1 bacterium and encodes:
- the guaA gene encoding glutamine-hydrolyzing GMP synthase; its protein translation is MTDIHQELILILDFGSQYTQLIARRVREQGVYSEIKPYNYPVDAIASLRPKGIILSGGPASVYQPLAPLVDRQIFELSIPILGICYGLQLICHLLGGEVAPADHREYGDALLRIKTSDPLVVDLPSQSRVWMSHGDRVVRLPERFWVLGSTANSPYAIIRHRDQPIYGLQFHPEVAHTEQGNQILRNFLYRVAACHGLWTPKSFINESIEHIRQQVGDQRAICALSGGVDSSVAAVLVHRAIGDRLTCVFVNNGLLRRGEADQVQDTFERQLGLNFRYVDASHRFLDRLKGVIDPEQKRKIIGEEFIRTFEKVATELGDVTYLVQGTLYPDVIESVSTRGPSAVIKTHHNVGGLPEKMNLKLIEPLRELFKDEVRQVGRELGLSPELVGRHPFPGPGLAVRILGEVTSERLEILRHADQIFIHELRKFGWYDQVWQAFAVLLPVQSVGVMGDERTYEDVIALRAVTSEDAMTADWARLPSELLATVANRIINEVQGVNRVVYDISSKPPSTIEWE